A single window of Paenibacillus sp. FSL H8-0537 DNA harbors:
- a CDS encoding carbohydrate ABC transporter permease: MTTTLKWKSALRHLFMILFSFVMVYPVIWWIGASLKHSTELTSPSIFPAAAQWSNFTKGWNAVPGHTFTDFYLNTFGLELAVIVTTLLSCTLVAFGFARLDFPLKNFWFSILMLTLMMPGQVLIIPQYTLFYQLGWVNTYLPFIIPHLLAGGAGGSFFVFLLIQFIRGVPRELDESAKIDGCSWFGIFWRVVMPLAFPAIVTVTIFCFLWNWDDFLGHLLYINTVDKYTVGLALRMINDSQSAQEWGQLLAMSLVSILPATILFMFLQKYFVEGIATTGIKG; the protein is encoded by the coding sequence ATGACAACAACACTAAAATGGAAGTCGGCGCTTCGTCATCTGTTCATGATTCTCTTCAGCTTCGTTATGGTTTATCCGGTTATCTGGTGGATCGGTGCTTCACTGAAACACAGCACAGAGCTTACCTCGCCGTCCATTTTCCCTGCTGCTGCGCAATGGAGCAACTTCACTAAAGGCTGGAACGCGGTTCCCGGACATACGTTTACCGATTTCTATCTTAATACCTTTGGACTTGAACTTGCTGTAATTGTCACAACATTGTTATCCTGTACACTGGTTGCCTTCGGTTTTGCTAGATTGGATTTTCCGTTGAAAAACTTTTGGTTCTCCATCCTCATGCTGACATTAATGATGCCTGGACAAGTGCTGATCATTCCTCAATATACCCTGTTTTATCAGCTGGGTTGGGTGAATACGTATCTCCCGTTCATCATTCCCCATCTGCTGGCTGGAGGGGCAGGCGGCAGCTTCTTCGTCTTCCTGCTGATCCAATTTATACGCGGTGTTCCCAGAGAACTAGATGAATCTGCCAAAATTGACGGGTGCTCCTGGTTCGGAATCTTCTGGAGAGTGGTCATGCCTCTTGCTTTTCCGGCAATTGTTACCGTGACCATCTTCTGCTTCCTGTGGAATTGGGACGATTTCCTGGGTCATCTCCTGTATATCAACACAGTAGACAAATATACGGTCGGCCTGGCGCTTCGAATGATCAATGATTCTCAGTCTGCTCAGGAGTGGGGTCAGCTGCTTGCCATGTCACTAGTGTCTATTCTTCCGGCAACCATCCTCTTTATGTTTCTCCAGAAGTATTTTGTGGAAGGGATTGCAACGACTGGAATTAAAGGATAA
- a CDS encoding histidine kinase, whose protein sequence is MLNPFKKYRIDRLFFHSFAIVLIAVIGVTAWTSYSNSSKALVQTTSHYQQQLLDELNNEINTKLVMIEQISLSSSRDSELTNYLLNRQDEFERYRRRAEVESALANLTYAIPLIQGIDLYMDNPIQSERQNYIQFRNFMDLDTKGRAECLAKNDYCWSKEYRFPSTQGEIPVLSFYRKIVFENDYLGVLVVHIKANEIRKLLTGNSDGSNRIMADSEGQQIMKIGDALDQNDWSRWIDVKSNKSGYVHIPAKDGSHDTLLVYSRMDNSIWTLIEFTSWKQITASSLKLAEWIGLIGIAAVLLVVLLTHFLSRQFTKPIKRLVTAMRVYSVGGDNVELPMDYENEFGYLFSGYRKQNERIEELYLSLERRYEQQRKAEIEALQANINPHFLYNMLDQLNWMAIEARQDELSRILELMGRMFRIGLSNGNSFIPIADELLHINCYLEIQQLRWGEGLEYRIEASSELQTLYIPKLTLQPFVENSIVHGFNKQRSGHVSIVMEIIANTVHIVIDDNGSGLKQSEDRPHNRHTGGYGIRNVRERIAGYFGVSYGIVLGEREEGGTRVEITLPLLTEPPSKND, encoded by the coding sequence TTGCTCAATCCTTTTAAAAAATATAGAATTGACCGTCTGTTTTTTCATAGCTTTGCCATTGTGCTTATTGCAGTAATCGGTGTTACCGCATGGACAAGCTACAGCAATTCTTCCAAGGCGCTCGTACAGACCACCTCCCACTACCAGCAACAGCTTCTTGATGAATTGAATAATGAAATTAACACCAAGCTGGTCATGATCGAACAGATATCACTGTCCAGTTCCCGCGATAGCGAGCTGACCAATTATCTTCTGAACAGACAAGACGAATTTGAGAGATACCGCAGACGTGCTGAAGTGGAAAGCGCTCTTGCAAATTTGACTTATGCTATTCCTCTAATCCAAGGAATTGACCTGTATATGGATAATCCAATCCAAAGTGAACGGCAAAACTATATTCAATTCCGAAATTTTATGGATTTGGATACTAAGGGAAGAGCCGAATGTTTGGCGAAGAACGATTATTGCTGGTCCAAAGAGTATAGGTTCCCCAGTACGCAGGGCGAGATTCCTGTACTTAGCTTTTACAGAAAAATAGTCTTTGAGAATGACTATTTGGGAGTTCTAGTCGTTCACATCAAAGCCAACGAAATACGAAAACTGTTAACAGGCAATTCGGATGGATCAAACAGGATCATGGCGGATAGCGAAGGTCAGCAAATTATGAAAATAGGTGATGCGCTGGACCAGAACGATTGGTCTAGGTGGATTGATGTGAAAAGTAATAAATCCGGTTATGTCCATATTCCGGCAAAAGATGGCTCACATGATACACTGCTCGTCTACTCCAGAATGGATAATTCCATCTGGACGCTTATTGAATTTACATCCTGGAAACAAATCACGGCAAGCAGCCTGAAGCTGGCAGAATGGATCGGCTTGATCGGTATTGCAGCAGTCTTGCTGGTCGTGCTCCTGACCCACTTTTTAAGCAGGCAGTTTACGAAGCCTATCAAAAGGCTTGTAACTGCGATGCGAGTGTACTCCGTAGGAGGCGACAATGTAGAACTTCCGATGGATTATGAGAATGAATTCGGTTATTTATTCTCTGGTTACCGAAAGCAGAACGAGAGGATTGAAGAACTGTATCTCTCTTTGGAGCGCCGTTACGAACAGCAGCGGAAAGCCGAAATTGAGGCACTTCAGGCCAATATTAATCCGCATTTCCTTTATAATATGCTGGATCAACTGAACTGGATGGCGATTGAGGCAAGGCAGGATGAACTTAGCCGTATTTTGGAGCTGATGGGTCGTATGTTTCGGATCGGTCTATCCAACGGGAACAGTTTTATCCCAATAGCTGATGAACTGCTGCATATAAATTGTTATTTGGAAATCCAGCAGCTGCGCTGGGGAGAAGGACTTGAATACAGGATTGAGGCTTCCTCCGAGCTTCAGACGTTATATATTCCAAAGCTTACACTGCAGCCGTTCGTGGAGAATTCTATCGTTCATGGCTTCAACAAACAGAGAAGCGGCCATGTGTCAATCGTAATGGAGATAATTGCTAATACTGTGCACATTGTCATTGATGATAACGGTTCGGGACTAAAGCAGTCTGAAGACAGGCCGCATAACCGTCATACAGGAGGCTATGGTATACGCAATGTGAGAGAGAGGATTGCCGGATATTTCGGTGTGAGTTATGGAATTGTTCTGGGAGAACGTGAAGAAGGCGGAACAAGAGTGGAAATCACGCTACCGTTGCTGACAGAGCCACCAAGCAAAAATGACTGA
- a CDS encoding extracellular solute-binding protein — protein MLKWKRSLTVLAMTALLGTAAACGGVNNNAESTAEPAGTNAASTAAPSNEPVKLRIMWWGSQPRHEATLAALELYTKNNPNVTFEPEYSGMDGYLDKLSTQAAANNAPDVVQLDPGWMPDWMSRNQLVELAPEVDISKFDEKLLAGGQLDGKQYAVPLGSVAFGMVYDKAAMDKLGIANPVNGWSWDDFFTLAKESKSKLPSGQYFTLDYAGNYFMYSAYQYAKGKGQVITKDGHFNADQATYLEWTKKFEELRKEGLVPPADVNASDKENDPQMDLMAAGKVLFRYSFSNNLGTWDSIKPGAYALVTMPRAEEAGGWLKPSMYLSVSKNSKHAEEAKKFINWFVNDQEAANILQTFRGLPANKEIATSLEASMSDLDKVGLGLLRATEPDGQTWSAGAGGWTNFIDKDWVLVRDQLSFEKVTPEKAYEQLKEAAQSYEK, from the coding sequence ATGTTGAAATGGAAGCGTTCTCTTACAGTCTTAGCGATGACGGCTTTGCTGGGAACGGCGGCGGCATGCGGCGGAGTGAATAACAATGCAGAATCCACTGCAGAACCTGCTGGTACTAATGCTGCGTCAACGGCTGCACCTAGCAATGAACCTGTTAAGCTGCGTATTATGTGGTGGGGGTCCCAGCCACGCCATGAGGCGACCTTGGCTGCGCTGGAATTGTACACAAAGAACAATCCTAATGTTACGTTTGAGCCGGAATACTCAGGCATGGATGGATATCTGGATAAATTATCGACACAGGCTGCCGCTAATAACGCACCGGATGTCGTTCAGCTTGATCCAGGCTGGATGCCGGACTGGATGTCGCGCAACCAATTGGTTGAGCTGGCTCCTGAGGTTGATATAAGCAAATTCGACGAGAAATTGCTGGCAGGAGGTCAACTTGACGGTAAGCAATACGCTGTTCCATTGGGTTCAGTTGCATTTGGTATGGTGTATGACAAGGCTGCAATGGATAAACTCGGTATTGCAAATCCGGTCAATGGCTGGTCATGGGATGATTTCTTCACCTTGGCCAAAGAATCCAAGTCTAAGCTGCCAAGCGGACAATATTTCACCTTGGATTATGCAGGTAACTACTTTATGTATTCAGCCTACCAATATGCTAAAGGTAAAGGCCAGGTTATCACTAAAGATGGGCATTTCAATGCAGATCAAGCAACCTATTTGGAATGGACCAAGAAATTTGAAGAGCTGCGCAAGGAGGGACTGGTTCCTCCAGCTGACGTAAACGCATCCGACAAGGAAAACGATCCGCAAATGGACTTGATGGCCGCGGGTAAGGTTTTGTTCCGGTACAGCTTTTCCAATAATTTAGGCACTTGGGACAGTATTAAACCAGGAGCTTATGCACTTGTAACTATGCCGCGTGCAGAAGAAGCAGGCGGATGGCTGAAGCCATCGATGTATCTGTCTGTCTCCAAAAATTCCAAGCATGCTGAAGAAGCCAAAAAATTCATTAATTGGTTTGTGAATGATCAGGAAGCAGCTAACATTTTGCAGACATTCCGCGGCCTGCCAGCTAACAAGGAAATAGCGACCTCTCTGGAAGCAAGCATGAGTGATCTGGATAAGGTTGGTTTAGGTCTCCTCCGTGCTACAGAGCCGGATGGTCAAACCTGGTCGGCTGGAGCAGGCGGCTGGACAAACTTTATCGATAAAGACTGGGTGCTTGTCAGAGATCAGCTCAGTTTTGAAAAAGTTACGCCTGAGAAAGCCTATGAGCAGCTGAAAGAAGCCGCGCAATCTTACGAAAAATAA
- a CDS encoding TetR/AcrR family transcriptional regulator, which yields MVKDKVDLRIVKTRKAIKESFLKLVQTKGYERITIQDIADEAMINRNTFYLHYVDKPDLMEKLSKENVEKLNVCISLEVNNIHEAGKEMLISALNKMFDVIEANMVFFKTMLTQNGQPSFSTYLKEALKTFILSGIGKYHNNLKMTVGLEYMVAGLVGVICLWIIDPEQYQVEEIIEQLSEIHFKNVLDLIKNI from the coding sequence TTGGTTAAAGATAAGGTAGATCTGCGTATTGTTAAAACAAGGAAAGCCATTAAAGAATCCTTCTTGAAGCTGGTTCAAACAAAAGGCTATGAACGGATAACCATACAGGACATTGCAGACGAAGCGATGATCAATCGAAATACTTTTTATTTACACTATGTAGATAAGCCGGATTTGATGGAAAAATTAAGTAAGGAAAATGTGGAGAAACTAAATGTTTGCATTAGCTTGGAAGTTAATAATATCCATGAAGCGGGTAAGGAAATGCTTATTTCTGCCTTAAATAAAATGTTTGATGTTATCGAAGCCAACATGGTTTTCTTTAAAACGATGCTTACTCAAAACGGTCAGCCCAGCTTCTCCACTTATTTAAAAGAAGCCTTAAAAACATTCATTCTCTCTGGTATTGGTAAATATCATAATAATCTAAAGATGACTGTTGGTTTGGAATATATGGTTGCAGGATTAGTTGGTGTGATTTGTCTCTGGATTATTGATCCTGAGCAGTATCAGGTTGAAGAGATTATCGAACAATTGAGCGAAATTCATTTTAAAAATGTACTAGACTTGATAAAAAATATTTAG
- a CDS encoding AraC family transcriptional regulator, with product MTGETFVPTDIMPELVRNTMNYIEVNLARELTLEHLSEVLCMNSTYISRQFKKHTGLTIRAYILSRRIELSKYYLTEGMSITEACYQSGFGDYANFIRSFTKVNGISPGKFIKNGPAD from the coding sequence TTGACGGGTGAGACTTTTGTTCCAACAGACATTATGCCTGAGCTGGTTCGCAACACGATGAACTATATTGAGGTCAACCTAGCGAGGGAACTGACTCTTGAACATTTGTCAGAAGTGTTGTGCATGAATAGTACCTATATCAGTCGGCAATTTAAAAAGCACACCGGACTCACCATTCGAGCGTACATTCTCAGTCGCCGCATCGAGTTGTCGAAATATTATTTAACCGAGGGTATGAGTATTACGGAGGCCTGTTATCAATCGGGTTTTGGTGATTATGCGAATTTTATTCGCAGCTTTACGAAGGTGAACGGGATTTCTCCTGGAAAATTCATCAAAAATGGCCCCGCAGACTAA
- a CDS encoding response regulator: MWKIAIIDDERQVLNGMKRAIPWDELGAEWAGEAMNGEDGLEVIRRTLPDIVITDLYMPVMSGLDMMEQLRKEGFKGKIIILSGYSDFEHARQALRFQVTEYVSKPISLPTLKSILSNVVQELEEEEERRNRQWELEFKMTLYEPFVEKEWVRSAAVGTLDHAYRDSTRLPPSYLFWQECKHVTVGIELIRDERAGCLSVSDWNLFRFAVSNIACEVARKLFPDLEYAELHSTRALLIIHPDAGNLEQLENKLKELGIRLIDSIGSYLKLITRIGIGGVKDSWTNLSDSTEEAFRAMDQRALRAASSHEVYRYQENSSSEPGNVALFPVKFSYKLATAMKASQEVEAHQLVLEYIMEMKNQEGISQGYVQMLGSELWGIITYSLYESGLVLDDLFTNDQIAKEINSLIVPDQLASWLMDKITKICSSRQWKGSSKHRQVVEFMTSYIHEHYAEELTLAELSDKVYISRNHLSIIFKNMTGETFNNYLTRVRIEKARELLMERNMLVYEVAERVGYKNIPYFSTLFKKITGMNPTELIKN; this comes from the coding sequence ATGTGGAAAATCGCAATCATCGATGATGAGCGGCAAGTCCTTAATGGAATGAAACGGGCGATTCCCTGGGATGAACTGGGAGCAGAGTGGGCTGGAGAGGCTATGAACGGAGAGGACGGCCTGGAGGTAATCCGCCGTACCCTACCGGACATTGTAATCACTGATCTTTATATGCCCGTGATGAGTGGGCTGGATATGATGGAGCAGCTGAGGAAGGAAGGATTTAAAGGCAAAATCATTATTCTCAGCGGTTATTCGGATTTTGAGCATGCGAGACAAGCTTTAAGGTTTCAAGTGACCGAATATGTATCCAAGCCAATCAGTCTGCCAACGTTAAAATCCATTTTGAGCAATGTCGTACAGGAACTGGAGGAGGAGGAGGAGAGGCGAAATAGGCAATGGGAGCTTGAGTTTAAAATGACGCTGTATGAGCCTTTTGTTGAAAAGGAGTGGGTCCGCTCCGCAGCTGTAGGTACCCTTGACCATGCATATAGAGACAGCACGCGTCTTCCTCCGTCTTATCTTTTTTGGCAGGAATGCAAGCATGTCACAGTTGGCATCGAGCTGATTCGGGATGAACGAGCCGGATGTCTATCCGTCTCCGATTGGAACCTGTTCCGGTTTGCAGTCAGTAATATTGCTTGTGAAGTAGCCCGTAAGCTGTTCCCTGATCTGGAATATGCAGAGCTGCACAGTACCCGAGCATTACTGATTATTCACCCGGATGCAGGAAATCTCGAACAGTTAGAAAACAAGCTGAAAGAGCTGGGGATCAGGCTGATTGACAGTATTGGCAGTTATCTAAAGCTGATTACACGTATAGGAATCGGGGGAGTGAAGGATTCATGGACCAACCTCTCAGACTCAACAGAGGAAGCTTTCCGTGCGATGGATCAAAGGGCATTGCGTGCCGCCTCCTCACATGAAGTGTATAGATACCAGGAGAACAGCAGCAGCGAACCGGGTAATGTCGCCCTCTTTCCGGTCAAATTCTCGTATAAGCTGGCAACAGCAATGAAGGCATCGCAGGAAGTGGAAGCCCATCAGCTTGTACTGGAATATATAATGGAAATGAAAAATCAAGAGGGGATCTCGCAGGGATACGTACAAATGCTTGGGAGCGAGCTGTGGGGAATTATAACCTACTCGCTGTATGAATCCGGCTTGGTACTGGATGACCTGTTCACCAATGACCAGATTGCCAAGGAAATCAATAGCCTGATCGTACCGGACCAGCTGGCAAGCTGGCTGATGGACAAAATCACCAAGATCTGCAGCAGCAGACAATGGAAAGGAAGCAGCAAGCACCGGCAGGTTGTCGAATTCATGACCAGTTACATTCATGAGCACTATGCCGAAGAGCTGACACTCGCCGAGCTGTCGGATAAGGTATACATTTCACGGAACCACTTGTCTATTATTTTTAAAAATATGACCGGAGAAACCTTTAACAATTACCTGACCCGAGTTCGGATCGAGAAGGCGCGCGAGCTGCTTATGGAGCGGAATATGCTGGTGTATGAAGTGGCGGAGCGGGTCGGTTATAAGAACATTCCCTACTTCAGCACACTGTTCAAAAAAATAACCGGTATGAATCCTACAGAACTCATAAAAAACTAA
- a CDS encoding SDR family NAD(P)-dependent oxidoreductase, with protein MKTLVIIGAGKGLGLSLAKRFGKENFQVAIVARNAGKLQEMVDELKAVGIEASYFTADIYSKEQIEQAITGIKEKYGHIDVLEFSPTPGHFPPTSVLELTAENARDVLEGYVVSAIHVVNAVLPDMLAKKEGSLLFTTGLSAMYPVPMMGNIGIAGAGLRNYLANLHTELSSKGIFVGHRSLGVFIKEPGIGTINDPDVIANMWYQAYAEKKVWEEEYPKGVTPETVVF; from the coding sequence ATGAAAACATTAGTAATAATTGGAGCAGGCAAGGGATTGGGCTTGTCCTTGGCGAAGCGTTTTGGTAAGGAAAACTTTCAGGTGGCAATAGTTGCGCGAAATGCTGGTAAGCTGCAAGAAATGGTAGACGAGCTAAAAGCCGTTGGTATTGAAGCCTCCTATTTTACAGCTGATATTTACAGCAAAGAACAAATTGAACAGGCCATAACTGGAATTAAAGAAAAGTATGGCCATATTGACGTGCTGGAATTCAGCCCTACACCAGGTCATTTCCCTCCGACTTCTGTATTGGAATTAACGGCGGAGAATGCAAGGGACGTATTGGAAGGCTACGTCGTCAGTGCCATCCACGTTGTCAATGCCGTTCTGCCGGATATGCTCGCCAAGAAGGAAGGTTCCTTACTGTTTACAACCGGGTTATCCGCTATGTATCCCGTTCCAATGATGGGGAATATCGGTATCGCAGGTGCGGGCTTGCGCAATTATTTGGCTAATCTGCATACAGAACTGTCGTCAAAAGGTATATTCGTGGGGCACCGATCTTTAGGTGTTTTTATTAAGGAGCCAGGTATTGGCACGATCAATGATCCAGATGTGATTGCTAACATGTGGTACCAAGCATATGCAGAGAAAAAGGTATGGGAAGAAGAGTATCCCAAAGGCGTCACCCCTGAAACCGTCGTATTCTAA
- a CDS encoding sugar ABC transporter permease, translating into MNRSTATIAQTAAKTKKNSYFKSRWNAPLAGYLFISPWLIGFLALTAYPLFLSLYYSFTDYTLMQPMKWIGTRNYERIFTADPKFIQSAKVTFTYVLASVPLKLIAALFVAMILSKAVKGISIYRTAIYFPSLIGGSIGVSLLWRNIFGVDGVFNKLIAVFGFEGKGWITNPDTALGTLILLTVWQFGSTMVIFLAGLKQIPNDLYEASSVDGASKVSQFFKITLPMLSPIIYFNLIMAVIGAFQMFTSAFVITNGGPMNATYVYAMYLYERAFSRYELGYASALAWIMLLAIIAATVLISHTSKYWVFYETDTGGRKRK; encoded by the coding sequence ATGAACCGTTCTACAGCCACTATAGCCCAAACTGCTGCGAAAACGAAAAAAAACTCATACTTCAAAAGCAGATGGAACGCTCCGCTAGCAGGATATTTGTTTATTTCCCCCTGGCTGATCGGGTTTCTAGCGCTTACGGCGTACCCGTTATTCTTATCTCTGTACTATTCATTTACCGATTACACGTTGATGCAGCCGATGAAGTGGATCGGGACCCGCAATTATGAGCGTATCTTTACAGCAGATCCCAAATTCATCCAATCCGCTAAGGTAACCTTTACTTATGTGCTGGCGTCCGTGCCTTTGAAGCTAATAGCCGCTCTCTTTGTAGCTATGATCCTAAGTAAGGCCGTAAAAGGTATCAGCATCTACCGCACAGCGATTTATTTCCCATCACTCATTGGAGGAAGTATCGGGGTATCACTGCTCTGGCGCAATATTTTTGGTGTAGACGGGGTCTTTAACAAACTGATTGCTGTCTTTGGTTTTGAAGGAAAGGGCTGGATTACCAATCCCGATACGGCGCTTGGCACGCTGATTCTGCTGACAGTCTGGCAGTTCGGATCTACCATGGTTATTTTTCTGGCAGGACTCAAGCAAATTCCGAATGATCTGTACGAGGCTTCTTCTGTAGATGGGGCAAGCAAAGTATCCCAATTCTTTAAAATCACGCTGCCGATGCTTTCACCGATTATTTATTTCAACCTGATCATGGCAGTCATTGGCGCTTTCCAAATGTTCACCTCCGCATTCGTGATCACGAACGGCGGGCCGATGAATGCCACTTATGTATATGCGATGTACTTGTATGAGAGGGCATTCAGCCGCTACGAGCTGGGATATGCTTCGGCACTTGCCTGGATAATGCTATTGGCCATTATTGCAGCTACCGTCCTGATTTCCCACACCTCGAAGTATTGGGTATTCTATGAAACAGACACTGGAGGGAGAAAACGCAAATGA